Sequence from the Pseudophaeobacter arcticus DSM 23566 genome:
GGGCCTCCAGCGCGCCGACGGATTTTTCTCCGGTACCGAGATGACAGAGAATCATCAGCCGCCCCTCATGGGCCAGCGTCTTGAGAAAACCTGCCGCTTCGGCGGCGCGCTCTGCCATATCAATGGGTGTTTCCGGATGTATCCCTGTCTCTACCGCCTCTGTTGAGGGGGCTATTTCAAGAGTAGGCTCTGGGGTCTGAAGGGTCACGTATCCAACATCCTGCGGTGATTGATGATCGTATATTGCCCTATTTTCCATGGGGAAGTCACCCCCTGCAATGACACCTGTCCTGCCCTCAGGTTTCAAGCGGGGGAGCACCGCCGGCAAAACTGTTGCCATGCTGATAATCGCAGGGCTCCTCGCGCATGTTGAGATGCAGATCAGAGCCCACAAAGGGGTGCGCACGGGCGAGGACCTCATCGACCTGAATGCCAAGCCCCGGTGTTTCCGGCACGGTGATGAACCCGTCCTCGACCCGGATAGAACCCCGGATCAGCGCGTCATGAAACGGCGTTTCAATGCATTCTGCCATCAGGATATTCGGGATTGAGGCGGCGAGTTGGATATTGGCGGCCCATTCTACCGGTCCAGCATAGAGATGTGGCGCCATCTGCGCGTTAAACACCTCGGCCAGGGCCGCAACCTTTTTCATCTCCCAGATACCGCCAGCCCGGCCCAGGGCTGGTTGCAGAATTTCGGCAGCCCCCGCGCGCAAGACGGCGGCAAATTCGGATTTGGTGGTCAATCGCTCCCCGGTGGCAACAGGAATTCGCACAGTGCGGGCAACGCGGGCCATGTCTTCGATATTATCGGGTGGGGTTGGCTCTTCGAACCAGAGCGGCGCATAGGGCTCTAGCGCCTGGCCCAGGCGGATTGCGCCGCCGGTGCTGAACTGCCCATGGGTGCCAAACAGCAAATCCGCCTTGTCGCCCACCGCGCCACGGATGGCCTTGCAGAAGGCCACGGACAGCGCAATATCCTGCATGGCAGGCATATGCCCGCCGCGCATGGTATAGGGGCCTGCCGGGTCGAACTT
This genomic interval carries:
- a CDS encoding mandelate racemase/muconate lactonizing enzyme family protein encodes the protein MKLQDLEIIVTAPPAPGWGGRYWILVKVTTDTGVTGWGECYASSIGPEAMKPVIQDVFQRHMAGENPENIELMFRRVYSSGFTQRPDLTVMGAFSGLEIACWDILGKDRDRPVHALIGGRMNDRIRAYTYLYPLAHHDITEFWTSPDLAAESAAEMVRQGYTAIKFDPAGPYTMRGGHMPAMQDIALSVAFCKAIRGAVGDKADLLFGTHGQFSTGGAIRLGQALEPYAPLWFEEPTPPDNIEDMARVARTVRIPVATGERLTTKSEFAAVLRAGAAEILQPALGRAGGIWEMKKVAALAEVFNAQMAPHLYAGPVEWAANIQLAASIPNILMAECIETPFHDALIRGSIRVEDGFITVPETPGLGIQVDEVLARAHPFVGSDLHLNMREEPCDYQHGNSFAGGAPPLET